The window TTCTCCGCGCGTTTGCCGATCTTGCGGATGCGGGCGTCGAACTGTACTTCTGCTGTGGCAATCACGATTTCTGGGCGGGCCGCTTCCTAAGGAACCATCTCAAGTTCTCTATTCACACCAGTCCGCTAACCCTTCAACTGGGTCCGCATCGCGTTCAATTGGTGCACGGAGATGGAATCGATCCCAAGGACCGGGGTTACCGCGTCTATAAATGGATCGCGAGGGCGCGGCCGGTGGTGTGGCTGTTCAGTCTGCTGCATCCCGATTGGGCCATGGCGCTGGCACAGGCAGTGGCGCGCGGCAGCCGGCACATGTTCAAGGCGGACGACGTCAGCCAGGGATCGCAGGTCAGACCGCTGCAAGCCTACGCGAAGGCGACGCTTGCCAAGGGCGATGCGGACGTCGTGA of the Candidatus Hydrogenedentota bacterium genome contains:
- a CDS encoding UDP-2,3-diacylglucosamine diphosphatase; this encodes MNTIFFSDVHLNVAEDGRERMAQFARFLRRIDPACTERVVVVGDLFDFWFEYEHVIFSGYFDVLRAFADLADAGVELYFCCGNHDFWAGRFLRNHLKFSIHTSPLTLQLGPHRVQLVHGDGIDPKDRGYRVYKWIARARPVVWLFSLLHPDWAMALAQAVARGSRHMFKADDVSQGSQVRPLQAYAKATLAKGDADVVMCGHSHYPVMEEHPTPSGAGLYINTGDWLFHRSYVEWDGERFSIRSFEEGEGSLGPPRAARETQHAVEQH